The DNA segment TTCCGAGGCGTCTCGGGAGACCCGGCGCCCGAGCTTCCGATCGATTTCACGCGTGAACACCTCGATCGAGTCGCACGGGGAGGTCGATCATGTGCGCTCTCCAATCCCCGATTTCGAAAGTAAACGACGGAGAGCGATTCGACTCTCGAAACCGAGAGCGGGCGAGACCTTTTTGTCGTAGTGGTGTGTTCCGTAACATGGCAACCAAAACCCCGTTACAGGGTTTGGAAGCCAAGCGTCTCGGGTGTCCTTACCACCCGGGACTTTTGCTGCGAAGTCCCCTGCGACCGACGGAGACGCTGGCTTCCAGCGGGAGCTACGTGGTACTAGTTATTATAATTATTGGACGTTCGAGGAATTAATTATCTGAAGCCACACGCCGCCGTTCCAACGCCAATTTGCCATCGAACGGAAAATTGGCGGAGTCCATTCGTCGAAACCCAGGTGTCGCTTTCGATCTCACCAACTGAGATGGATCGAAACACCAGCCCAGAGAGACCGAGCATCGGCGAGCCTTCAAATACCCGGCTCGCGTCCAGTCCCTCAGCGTCCTTCCGTACAACGTCGGCAGCCATCCGGCATCTCCGTTCTGCGTTCATCCCCTGACGATCGGTCGAGCGAGCCGTAGTGGGGTTGTGCGCGTACCTCCGACGAGTATCGCCGACTGGCAGCGGCTCGCGGGCTCCCGAACGTCGTGGTCGCCCACCCACCGACGATGCCGCCAATCCAACCCGGTAACGCGGCAACGACGAGGAGTACCGGAATCGAGATCAAAAATATGGCGACGACACCGAACGGCGATGGCCACGCCGTGGCCGTCCGAATTAACTGGGATGACAGCCAGACGTACGCCGGTACGCCACCGAGTATCCCCGCACCGATACCCGCACTCGCAGGCTTCCGAGCGTTTCGCTGGGCGAGGTAACCCGCGAGTAGGCCTCCCACCGCCCGAACAGGTCGAGCAGGCCACCGATCTGGCGGTGCGGAACGGCTTTCACAACGTCAGCTTCCGAGAGGGATACATCGAGGACCTGCCCTTCGAGGATGCACCGTTCGACGTCGTGATCTCGAACGGCGTCATCAACCTCTCCGCGGAGAAAGCACGGGTGTTCGAGGAGGCACGTCGTGTCCTTCGGCCGGGCGGGCAGATAGTGCTCGCGGACATCGTCAGCGACCGACAGCTGCCCGAGAGCGTCAAAGCCGACGCGGATCTCTGGGCGGCCTGCATCGGCGGGGCCGAACAGGTCGACAGCTACACCTCGCTCGTCGAAGCCGCCGGATTCGAGGTACAGGAAGTCACCGAGAACACGCGGTACGAGTTCGTCTCCGACCGAGCGGCGAACGCGTGTCAGAAGTACGGTGTGAAGAGCATCTCGGTGCGCGCCAGCACGTCTTCGACGTGAACGGCGCTCCGGCCTGCGCTCGGTTGCCGAACCGAGCGTCGCACCCGTTTGATCGCCGACGCGTGCTCGAACACCGTCGGTCGCCGGTCCCTGCGGAATCGATCATCCGTTCGAACTTTCCAAAATAATAGGCAGTATTCAGTTAATGAATTACGAATGATCCAGACTGTCACCTAGTTTTATGTAATGGTGTGTGGTAGCGCCCCACGTACCATGACCGATGGAGATTCCCAATTCGAAGAACTCGGCGTCGAACTGCACAGCAAGCGGCGGACGTTCATGGCCGCGACGGGTGCCGGCCTGGGCATACTCGGAACCAACTCGGCCGCGGCCCGGCGTGAGACAACGGACGATCCTACCCCAACTGACGAACGGCGCAGGACCGTCGCCGGGAACGCCCGGTTCGCGGACACGGTACTCTTCAACGGGCAGATCCTCACCGTCGACGACGCGTTCTCGGTCGCCGATGGCGTCGCGATCCGCGACGGCCGGTTCGTCGCCGTCGGCGGCCGCGGGGACGTAAAGCGGCTCGCGGGACCGAACACCGAAGAGATCGATCTCGGCGGGCGCACGGTCGTCCCCGGGCTGGTCGACTCGCACCTGCACATGCTGTCGGTCGGGCTGGACCTCGCGAAAGCGGATCTCTTCGACGCGCGGAGCGTGGCCGACGTGATCGCCGTCGTCGAGGCCGAGGCCCAGGAGACGCCGGCAGGCGAGTGGGTCCAGACCTCCTCGAGCTGGCACGAGGGGCAGCTCGACGAGAAGCGCCTCCCGACCCGTGACGACCTGGATCCCGTCTCGCCGGACAACCCTGTCTTCGTCCCCCGCGGCGGGCACGTCTGTACGGTGAACAGCGCCGCGCTCGACCTGGCCGGCATCGACGCGAGCACGGACGACCCAGCGGGCGGGACGATCGTCCGGGATCCCGACACCGGCGAGCCGACCGGCGTCCTGCTGGAGACGGCCCGCGATCTCGTCGAAGGGCTCATCCCGGAGCCGACGCGCGAGGAGCGAAAGGCCGCCATCCCGCGCGCGATGGGAGAACTCAACGCCCGCGGCGTCACCGCGGCCCTCGAACCAGGGCTGTCGATCGCCGACATGCGCGCGTACATGGAGTTCCGGACGACCGGGACCCCGACTGTCCGCACCGACATGCTCGCCCGCGTTCACTCCATCGACGACGTCGACGCGGCGACGAGCCACTACGCCCGGGGCTTCGGCGACGGCATGCTGAAGGTCGGCGGGATGAAGTACCTGATCGACGGCGGGGTGGAAGGCGCGGCGTTGCACGAGCCGTACGAGATCGTCGACGGCGTCCAGGAGGACCCGACCTATCGAGGCCACCTGATCCTCCCGCCCGGCGGGCGCGACGAGTACCGCGAGATGCTCGAGCTCGCGGCCGATCGGGGCTTCCAGGTGCAGACCCACGCCGTGGGCGACCGCGCGATCGACCTCGTGATGGAGGAGTACGCGGCCGTCGACGAATCGGTCGACGTCGGTGACCTCCGGTGGGCGGTGATGCACAATTTCCTCCCGACGGAGTGGAGTATGGAGCAGATGGCGGCGTTAGACGTCGTCGCGACCGTCCAGAACCACCCGACTCGGCTCGGCTTCAACCAGCTCGAGTGGTGGGGCGACGACCGCGGCAACTACGCGATTCCGATCCGTGACCTGCTCGATGCCGGCGTCGCGGTCGCCGGCGGAACGGACGCGAACGTCGTCCCCTGGCGGCCGTTCGAGTCGCTCTGGTGGATGGTCACGAGGCAAACGGTCGGCGCCGGCACCCTCGGCGCGGATCAGGCCATCTCCCGCGAGGAGGCGCTCCGGCTGTGGACGATCGGCAGCGCGTACGCGATGCACTGGGAGGACGAGATCGGCTCGATCGAACCCGGGAAACTGGCCGATCTCGCCGTCCTCGACACCGACTACCTACGATGTGCCGCAGACGACATCGTCGACGTCTCGGTCGATATGACGATGGTCGGCGGGGATATCGTCCACCGGACGTAAGGCAGCCGTATCCATCTGAGTGATTTGGCGTATCGTCGAGCGGACGGGCGTTCGATTGGACAGTCGACGCCGCGATGCGTGTCTAATTGTTTCGGACGGTAGACGGGGAAAACCGGGCTGTCGATGGACGAACGGAACTACGTCCGGTATCGACGCTGTGCCAGGGCGACCGTGACACATAGCGCTACGACGGTTGCCGCAGCCCCGAAACCGGGAACAGAATCCTCGCCGCCCGATGAGTCTATCCGGTCGCTCCTGTCGGCATCACCTTCACTATCAGTACCACCGTCGGACCCGTCTCCCGAGGTGTCGTCAGGCGACTCGTTGTCCTCGTCGCCAACCTCTTCGTCGGTACCGTCGTCTTCGTCCTCGCCCGGATCGTCGCCGCCGGGGGGAAGAGGCGGAAGTCCCCCGCCTGCTCCGCCGACGGTGATCGACTCCTCGGCCGTCACCTCGTTGCCGGCGGTGTCGACGAGGGTGAGCGTCACGGTGACGGAATCACCGTCTTCGAGCGCCGAAAGGTCGACGCGGGCGCGGTCGTCGGTCAGGTGCCGATCGATCCCCTCGTCGGCGCCCTCGATTGCGAGTACCGACGCTTCGACGTCGATTGGAGTGATCGACGGCGAGTACTCGAACGAGACGGTGACCGGACCGTCCCCCGGTTCGATGTCGGTTCCGGGGTCGACGGTCACGTTCTCGACGATCGGTGGCGTCTCGTCGACACCAGCGACGGCGAACTGACTGAACCCGTCCACAGTGGCGACCAGTTCGTTGCTGGCGCCCGTGTAGTCGGTCGAGATCGGCTGGTATTCGGGTTCGCCGTCGGGTGATCGAATAACGACGAGATCCGCAGGATCGAAATCGTCGGTGAGTTCCGGATCAAGATCCGAAAGGGATACCAGTAGCGTCGCGTTCTCGAGTTCGGCGTCGGTCAGGCCGTCGTCGACGACGTTCAGGTAGCCGTCGGCGACGAACCGGGAATCGAGGGTCGTCGAGGCCGGCGGTTCGTCGCTTTCCGTGAGGACGGCCTGGCGAACGGTGTCGTTGCCGATCGCGGAGGCGTTGACCGCGAGATCGATCTCGTACCCGCCGCCCTCCGAGACCAGCGACGCAGTCCCGTTTTCGATCTCGTAGCCCGAGATCGTGGATTCGAGCGCCGTCGGTCCGCCGTTCCCCGCGTCGTCGACGACCGTTCCCGAAACGGAGTAAGTCGTGTTGACGCCATCGACCAGCCCGCCCTCGAACTCGATCGTGAGTTCGTCCGCCGGATCTTCGAGGCGAGTCGGATAACTGGACGGCGTCCGATCGACCGATTCCGCCCCCTCGGCGACGATCTCGAGGTCGGTCAGGTCGAGCGGTTCGTCCGCCTCGAGGGTGAGGGTCGCGACGTCCTGGCCGAGATCCTCGACGGTCGCGCGCGGTTTGGGCGGCGTCGTATCGACGTCGACCCGACCGTCATCACGGTCGGCGACGTTCCCGTGCTCGTCGACAGCTTCGACGAAGGCGGTGTAGTTCCCGTCGGCGACGAGGGCGTCTGCGTGGATCGTCGCTTCGACGGTCCCCGGATCGACGTCGTCCACCGAGACGGTCTCGGTGTATGGCGCGAACGTCGCGTTGAGACCGAGTTCGACCGACGCCAAGGCGGCGCCCGTGGGTTCGACCGTTGCCCGGACCGTCGCGGAGTCGTTCGTCCGAGACTCCTCGACCTCGAGGTCGGTTATCGTCGGTGGCCTGTCGTCGTGTTCGACGGCTACCGTTTTCTCGTACGTTTCGCTCGCGTTGCCGACGACGAATTCGACGGACACGTTG comes from the Halovivax cerinus genome and includes:
- a CDS encoding DUF5518 domain-containing protein is translated as MGGLLAGYLAQRNARKPASAGIGAGILGGVPAYVWLSSQLIRTATAWPSPFGVVAIFLISIPVLLVVAALPGWIGGIVGGWATTTFGSPRAAASRRYSSEVRAQPHYGSLDRSSGDERRTEMPDGCRRCTEGR
- a CDS encoding methyltransferase domain-containing protein, with protein sequence MTARRTPVRHRVSPHRYPHSQASERFAGRGNPRVGLPPPEQVEQATDLAVRNGFHNVSFREGYIEDLPFEDAPFDVVISNGVINLSAEKARVFEEARRVLRPGGQIVLADIVSDRQLPESVKADADLWAACIGGAEQVDSYTSLVEAAGFEVQEVTENTRYEFVSDRAANACQKYGVKSISVRASTSST
- a CDS encoding amidohydrolase translates to MTDGDSQFEELGVELHSKRRTFMAATGAGLGILGTNSAAARRETTDDPTPTDERRRTVAGNARFADTVLFNGQILTVDDAFSVADGVAIRDGRFVAVGGRGDVKRLAGPNTEEIDLGGRTVVPGLVDSHLHMLSVGLDLAKADLFDARSVADVIAVVEAEAQETPAGEWVQTSSSWHEGQLDEKRLPTRDDLDPVSPDNPVFVPRGGHVCTVNSAALDLAGIDASTDDPAGGTIVRDPDTGEPTGVLLETARDLVEGLIPEPTREERKAAIPRAMGELNARGVTAALEPGLSIADMRAYMEFRTTGTPTVRTDMLARVHSIDDVDAATSHYARGFGDGMLKVGGMKYLIDGGVEGAALHEPYEIVDGVQEDPTYRGHLILPPGGRDEYREMLELAADRGFQVQTHAVGDRAIDLVMEEYAAVDESVDVGDLRWAVMHNFLPTEWSMEQMAALDVVATVQNHPTRLGFNQLEWWGDDRGNYAIPIRDLLDAGVAVAGGTDANVVPWRPFESLWWMVTRQTVGAGTLGADQAISREEALRLWTIGSAYAMHWEDEIGSIEPGKLADLAVLDTDYLRCAADDIVDVSVDMTMVGGDIVHRT